A genomic stretch from Algoriphagus halophilus includes:
- a CDS encoding lipopolysaccharide biosynthesis protein: MWLISIRREFDLKIDWVKNLIQRGEKRSVVAKKNIIGSFLIKAMNMLISFVLVPITINYINPSQYGVWLTLTSMVAWVALFDVGLTQGLRNKFAEAKATGNKQLARTFVSTTYYYVAIIFLVAGVLMFIGSKFIDWYSFINIPKEGNEEIVGLIAIIISYFCLQFIFQIVKTVITSDQKPALASLIDLIGQVLVLVAVFLLTKFTQGSLIYLGLAMGCIPVLILIIANIYFFSHDYYDYRPSLAYVDKKHSKELMSMGGKFFVLQLAAMIQYSTSLFLIAHFFNPESVTSYNIAFRYFVALQTIFMIFISPLWSSTTEAYFMKEFDWIIRVIKKYLLLIIPFFILGILMLLFSDVFYKFWLGASYFKIDFTISFFCFLSVVISMFSSVFVNVVNGMGTLKVQFISSIITSILFLGLSFLFIKTFEFGVWSIIFASILSNVYGYFIAPIQVYKVLVEKSKNPIWY, translated from the coding sequence ATGTGGCTTATTAGTATACGTAGGGAATTTGATCTAAAGATTGATTGGGTTAAGAATTTGATTCAACGGGGTGAAAAGCGTTCTGTTGTAGCCAAGAAAAATATCATCGGCTCCTTTTTAATCAAGGCGATGAATATGCTGATCTCCTTTGTCTTAGTTCCGATCACCATTAATTACATCAATCCAAGTCAATATGGTGTTTGGCTTACGCTGACTTCCATGGTGGCCTGGGTTGCCTTATTTGACGTAGGCCTGACACAGGGATTGAGGAATAAGTTTGCAGAGGCAAAAGCCACTGGTAATAAGCAGCTAGCAAGAACTTTTGTGAGCACGACTTATTACTATGTAGCGATCATCTTCTTGGTGGCAGGTGTGCTGATGTTTATCGGCAGTAAGTTTATCGATTGGTATAGTTTTATCAATATTCCAAAAGAAGGAAATGAGGAAATCGTAGGCTTGATTGCCATCATTATTTCTTATTTCTGTCTTCAGTTTATTTTTCAAATCGTCAAAACAGTCATTACTTCTGATCAGAAACCTGCCTTAGCTTCTTTGATTGATTTAATAGGGCAAGTATTGGTATTGGTTGCAGTATTCCTGTTGACCAAATTCACTCAGGGATCATTGATCTATCTGGGGTTAGCCATGGGATGCATCCCCGTGCTGATTTTAATCATTGCCAACATTTACTTCTTCAGTCATGACTATTATGATTATAGACCTTCCCTGGCTTATGTAGATAAGAAGCATTCCAAAGAATTGATGTCCATGGGAGGGAAGTTTTTTGTACTTCAGCTGGCTGCGATGATCCAGTATAGCACTTCCTTATTTCTAATTGCGCATTTCTTTAATCCAGAGTCAGTGACGTCCTATAATATCGCTTTTAGATATTTTGTTGCATTGCAGACCATCTTTATGATTTTTATTTCTCCCCTGTGGAGTAGTACCACAGAGGCTTATTTCATGAAGGAGTTTGATTGGATTATCCGTGTGATTAAAAAATATTTATTATTGATCATCCCCTTCTTTATTCTGGGAATCTTGATGCTGTTGTTCTCTGATGTCTTTTACAAATTTTGGTTGGGAGCATCCTATTTTAAGATTGATTTTACTATTTCATTTTTCTGTTTTTTATCAGTTGTTATATCTATGTTTTCCAGTGTTTTTGTAAATGTTGTAAATGGAATGGGTACATTGAAAGTTCAGTTTATCTCTTCCATCATTACTTCTATTTTATTTTTAGGGTTGTCATTTTTATTTATTAAAACGTTCGAATTTGGAGTTTGGTCCATCATATTTGCTTCTATTTTAAGTAATGTGTATGGTTATTTTATAGCGCCCATTCAGGTATATAAAGTTTTGGTTGAAAAATCAAAAAATCCAATTTGGTATTAA
- a CDS encoding GumC family protein — MKASDVLLDGIVDTEVFESSHIKKSFLYYVRYWKLFLISFVVVFSSVFAYIYFAIPLFQVNSVIMLKDESKGSVFLENPVLSELSDFKSYQITDNEIDVLQSSDLMRQAIKDLNFNYLAYHKNFLGKLNTVSNQELPFLIEVINIEEEYLLDKEFEVLGIENDYVIYSNGETVNEIKFGETFQNEFAILKIHRNKEVKEFNGYPLIVNLFNNAQLASMMSSSLKVEPKDKNSSILYVSLKTEFPDLGVQVVNELVNTYNENAVAEKKEVALNSLEFLDTQLSILSAELSGMQSNIESFKYSKDVVDVENDSKFYQQNALDNSKQLSINRSQLEILRNLRSEVLSGTQQSITLGPLSNDDPALLLMIQDFNTEVDKLERLKGAILPENPVYVNTTERISNFRNKIVGHLENRIDALEISTRNLEKASETYSSKYHSGPMIQRQYEALTRDLDFKKAHYINLIEKREETSLYLASVSSTHSKTIEKAYFSPVPVSPNKPILGLIGLFVAFAAPFSYLFVKRTFQGKLEDRSQIIIPSSSSVLGELSQIDKKPNGPIIDQNSKTPIAEQLRYVRTSYCMNDFGKESQVTLVTSTVSGEGKTFFALNFAKSMSMIGKKTAVLFYDLRKPLEYAHLFEKGSIGISEFINNKDISFKQFLDSGLEYQGVTLFHTGKLPNNPAEILLSPRNQELINEMRKHFEFIVLDSAPVGQVSDSFSLIPLVDATIYMMRYNWTSKHDIEFFHQLKAEAKINNPMLVLNGSRAGQGYSYGNYEYN; from the coding sequence ATGAAAGCTTCAGATGTTTTATTGGATGGAATTGTTGACACAGAGGTATTTGAGTCATCACATATCAAGAAAAGCTTCCTTTACTATGTAAGGTATTGGAAACTCTTTTTGATCTCCTTTGTGGTGGTTTTTTCCTCGGTGTTTGCCTATATCTATTTTGCTATCCCTTTGTTTCAGGTGAATAGCGTGATTATGCTCAAAGACGAATCGAAGGGTTCTGTGTTTTTGGAAAATCCAGTTTTAAGTGAATTAAGCGATTTTAAATCCTACCAAATTACTGACAACGAGATTGATGTACTTCAATCTTCGGATTTAATGAGACAAGCGATCAAAGATTTGAATTTTAATTATTTAGCCTACCATAAAAATTTCCTGGGTAAGCTCAATACGGTATCAAACCAAGAGCTTCCCTTCCTGATCGAAGTGATCAATATTGAGGAGGAATACTTATTGGATAAGGAATTTGAGGTCTTGGGGATTGAGAATGATTACGTCATTTATTCCAACGGTGAAACTGTCAACGAAATTAAGTTTGGGGAAACATTTCAAAATGAATTTGCCATCCTGAAAATTCACAGGAATAAAGAAGTGAAGGAGTTTAATGGCTATCCGCTCATAGTGAATTTGTTTAATAACGCACAATTGGCAAGTATGATGTCAAGCAGTCTTAAAGTGGAGCCAAAGGATAAAAACAGTAGTATTCTGTATGTTTCCCTGAAAACGGAGTTTCCCGACTTGGGAGTGCAGGTGGTCAATGAGTTAGTAAATACTTACAATGAAAATGCGGTAGCTGAGAAGAAGGAAGTGGCATTAAATTCCCTGGAGTTTTTGGACACACAGTTATCCATTTTGTCGGCAGAGTTGAGTGGGATGCAATCCAATATTGAATCCTTTAAGTATAGCAAAGATGTCGTCGATGTAGAAAATGATTCCAAGTTTTACCAACAAAATGCGCTGGATAATTCGAAGCAATTATCGATCAATCGAAGTCAGTTAGAAATACTTAGAAATCTTAGAAGTGAGGTGTTATCGGGCACACAGCAAAGTATCACTCTTGGCCCTTTGTCAAATGATGATCCTGCCTTATTGCTCATGATCCAGGATTTCAATACTGAAGTAGATAAGCTCGAACGCTTGAAGGGGGCTATTCTACCTGAGAACCCGGTGTATGTAAATACAACAGAGCGCATTTCCAATTTTAGAAACAAGATTGTGGGACATTTGGAGAATAGGATAGATGCACTTGAAATTTCTACCAGAAACCTGGAAAAAGCATCTGAGACCTATAGTAGTAAGTACCATTCAGGTCCTATGATCCAAAGGCAATATGAAGCATTAACAAGAGACTTGGACTTTAAGAAAGCTCATTATATCAATTTAATAGAGAAGCGGGAAGAGACTTCACTTTACTTAGCCTCTGTCTCTTCCACGCATTCCAAGACGATCGAAAAGGCATATTTCAGTCCTGTTCCGGTAAGTCCAAATAAGCCGATTTTAGGCTTGATAGGCTTATTTGTCGCATTTGCTGCGCCCTTCTCCTACTTATTTGTAAAAAGAACTTTTCAGGGGAAATTGGAAGACAGAAGTCAAATTATCATTCCTTCTTCCAGTAGCGTTTTGGGAGAGTTGTCCCAGATCGATAAAAAGCCAAATGGGCCAATAATTGATCAAAATTCCAAAACACCAATTGCTGAACAACTGAGGTACGTCAGGACAAGTTATTGTATGAATGATTTTGGGAAAGAGTCTCAGGTGACCCTGGTTACCAGTACAGTATCAGGTGAAGGGAAGACATTTTTTGCCTTGAACTTTGCCAAGTCCATGAGCATGATAGGGAAGAAGACTGCCGTATTGTTTTATGACTTGAGAAAGCCTTTGGAATATGCCCATCTGTTTGAAAAGGGGAGCATTGGAATCTCAGAATTCATTAATAACAAGGATATTTCATTTAAGCAGTTTTTGGATTCTGGACTGGAATACCAAGGCGTTACCTTGTTTCACACCGGTAAATTACCAAATAACCCTGCTGAAATCCTGCTCAGCCCAAGGAATCAAGAGCTGATCAATGAAATGAGAAAGCATTTTGAATTCATTGTGCTGGACAGTGCTCCTGTGGGCCAGGTTTCCGATTCCTTCTCATTAATTCCTTTGGTAGACGCTACCATTTATATGATGAGATACAATTGGACTTCCAAGCATGATATTGAGTTCTTCCACCAGCTTAAAGCAGAAGCAAAAATAAATAATCCAATGTTGGTGCTCAACGGAAGTAGGGCAGGACAAGGTTATTCTTACGGTAATTACGAATACAATTAA
- a CDS encoding polysaccharide biosynthesis/export family protein: protein MKYFFKYMLVLFLLASCSKRNITYFSNLELQKGELYTTTNAIDPIRIQKGDELEVKVTTLDPESNLLFNYGVIANGEEEVGARTTYTQSRYKVSQSGEIDFPIVGKIELLGLTRDEAREKIASSLEKLVTNPRVELSITNFKITVLGEVNQPNTFTITTDNISVIEALGLAGDMTVYGKRENVLVIREHDGEKMLYRIDMNDKELLGSANFFLKQNDVLYIEADKKKLIQAEMNPTTIAFMTILSSVAVALIFNYQNIF from the coding sequence ATGAAATATTTTTTTAAATACATGCTCGTGCTATTTCTCTTAGCATCTTGTTCTAAAAGGAATATCACTTATTTCTCCAATTTAGAATTACAAAAGGGTGAATTATACACGACTACCAATGCAATAGATCCTATTAGGATTCAAAAAGGAGATGAATTGGAAGTAAAGGTAACCACCTTGGATCCTGAATCTAACCTGCTCTTCAATTATGGTGTGATTGCAAATGGAGAGGAGGAAGTGGGGGCCAGAACTACCTATACCCAAAGTAGATATAAGGTATCTCAGAGTGGAGAAATAGATTTTCCAATTGTCGGGAAAATTGAACTGCTGGGGTTGACAAGAGATGAGGCCAGAGAAAAAATAGCTAGTTCTTTGGAAAAGTTGGTGACCAACCCCCGTGTAGAATTATCCATTACCAACTTTAAAATCACGGTCTTAGGAGAGGTGAATCAACCTAATACATTTACCATTACCACGGACAATATCTCGGTCATAGAAGCATTGGGCTTGGCAGGAGATATGACCGTGTATGGTAAAAGAGAGAATGTTTTAGTGATCAGAGAACATGATGGAGAGAAAATGCTCTATCGTATTGATATGAATGACAAAGAATTGTTGGGATCGGCCAACTTCTTCCTAAAACAAAACGATGTGCTTTACATAGAGGCAGATAAAAAGAAGCTGATACAAGCGGAAATGAACCCAACCACCATTGCGTTCATGACCATATTATCTTCTGTTGCTGTGGCACTAATATTTAACTATCAGAATATTTTTTAA
- a CDS encoding 4'-phosphopantetheinyl transferase family protein — MLDHLSDTLSEEELNRFNNYKDTEDRNRHLLARYFVRKISSDYLKVDPNSFEIDYLENNKPYFKYYPHFNFNISHSGDYIVIGFANRWSVGVDIEFMNSQLDLYDMIINCMSNYEISMILNSEAPRAVFFKHWTRKESLLKGVGLGLTDRIKDVACVDGLNLIPSDLSSFASSWKIWSFEMGEYCVSIAHDSAVRIIRFYQL; from the coding sequence ATGTTAGATCATCTAAGTGATACACTATCAGAAGAGGAGTTAAATAGATTTAATAATTATAAAGATACGGAGGATAGGAATAGGCATTTATTGGCTCGCTATTTTGTCAGAAAAATAAGTTCAGATTATTTAAAAGTTGACCCCAATTCATTTGAGATTGATTATTTAGAAAACAATAAACCTTATTTTAAATACTACCCTCATTTTAATTTTAATATCTCTCATTCAGGAGATTACATTGTTATTGGTTTTGCAAATAGATGGTCTGTAGGTGTAGATATTGAGTTTATGAATTCACAATTGGACTTATATGATATGATTATTAATTGTATGTCCAATTATGAAATAAGCATGATTTTAAACTCTGAGGCACCGAGAGCTGTGTTTTTTAAACACTGGACTAGAAAAGAGTCATTGTTGAAAGGAGTTGGTTTAGGATTGACCGATAGAATCAAAGATGTAGCCTGTGTAGATGGCTTAAATTTAATTCCTTCAGACCTTTCAAGTTTTGCCTCTTCCTGGAAGATATGGAGTTTTGAAATGGGAGAGTATTGTGTAAGCATAGCCCATGATTCCGCTGTAAGAATCATTAGATTTTATCAACTGTAA